Proteins from a genomic interval of Ptychodera flava strain L36383 chromosome 7, AS_Pfla_20210202, whole genome shotgun sequence:
- the LOC139137037 gene encoding uncharacterized protein: MKLKEIYEIGKDVNLSEEVVDEALAFFHSIGEILHFVDIPNIRDTVILNVAWLVDLFRIIITQSVTFKTDLKAPAEVTRQIDDLLNTGRLHHGLIDYRLECHHRLQDKEIVLEVMENYDIIYKMSNSVYYLPCQVLQKEAEGDDSMLPAGSVARRAIIFHFAGNFLPEGIFYRLVVRCLKEWSTEDVKLLKHQARIYKEGFHVTLRKRKADIELNILVSNGQPVTNAEATAVRVLVERQLKYLIKTYTPGLSFRLCVKCPCKKHNPESNMPDSMDLDDRCVDIDQAGHSLNAVCYKSVNPVPGCEEDMKLWFSPEYHVPRQQSDTPTQPLRQSPVMQTKTRKHGQRTQDVCHDTKQLLEKKARIGISQRSERNVSGKKILLVNDEWGTTKGGISTVNRQVSQLVAETQQDVYVTALEACKEDKEDAESKGIHLLLPTEKHHSDKKPSVDWLTDYHSVHFPQIKQMKNVKVVIGHMPITGMAALKIKKDCFPSKKVKAVLFNHVIPEDTEIHKDEWTPTRVQKKEAELCSQAAMADVVFSVGPRMYSHFENKYRKLTSVKHELFLPMPDERFFAVSMKRPSLDCKIQITTFGRVTGVAHLKGYDLAAAALSRVVESLNRKKPDQDPPVWLIRGIPEGHGKESKEYIEKHITTGHLQCNLYPYGTQDQIRDDLQQSHLCLMPSRSEPFGMVGLEAIATGVPVLLTKHSGLAKFLIKYFPEEIHKEVLVDAGLNDKEKEKDVQLWAEHIERTLDNYDAAFNRAQRMKELLKHSKEVRETHEVFKKVCCE, encoded by the exons atgaaattgaaagaaatcTATGAAATAGGCAAAGATGTAAATCTTAGTGAAGAAGTCGTCGATGAGGCACTAGCATTCTTTCACAGCATCGGGgagattttacattttgttgacATACCAAACATCAGAGATACCGTGATCCTGAATGTTGCTTGGTTGGTTGACCTCTTCCGTATTATCATCACACAATCTGTAACTTTCAAGACAGATCTCAAAGCCCCTGCAGAAGTGACTCGTCAAATAGATGACCTTTTAAACACAGGGAGGCTGCATCACGGTTTGATTGATTACCGGCTAGAATGTCACCACCGATTGCAAGATAAAGAAATTGTGCTCGAGGTCATGGAAAACTATGACattatttacaaaatgtcaaattcagTATATTACCTTCCGTGCCAGGTACTTCAAAAGGAAGCGGAAGGTGATGATTCAATGTTGCCTGCTGGCTCAGTCGCCCGTAGAGCTATTATCTTCCATTTCGCTGGAAATTTCCTACCTGAAGGAATTTTCTATCGTTTGGTGGTTCGATGTCTGAAAGAATGGTCAACAGAAGATGTAAAATTACTTAAGCATCAAGCCCGCATATATAAAGAAGGCTTTCATGTCACCCTGCGAAAACGTAAGGCTGACATTGAATTAAACATCCTAGTCAGTAATGGGCAACCGGTAACCAATGCCGAAGCAACTGCTGTCCGTGTTCTTGTAGAAAGGCAGCTGAAATACCTCATCAAAACCTATACACCAGGACTGTCCTTTCGACTATGTGTAAAGTGTCCATGCAAAAAGCATAATCCAGAGAGCAATATGCCTGACAGTATGGATTTAGATGATCGTTGCGTTGATATCGATCAAGCTGGACATTCTTTAAATGCTGTCTGCTATAAAAGTGTCAACCCAGTTCCAGGATGTGAAGAGGATATGAAACTCTGGTTTTCACCAG AATACCATGTGCCTCGGCAGCAAAGTGACACTCCTACACAGCCCTTGCGACAGTCGCCAGTGATGCAAACGAAAACAAGAAAACATGGCCAAAGAACACAAGACGTTTGCCATGACACCAAGCAATTATTGG AAAAGAAAGCACGCATTGGGATATCTCAGAGATCTGAAAGAAATGTCAGTGGCAA GAAAATACTTCTGGTAAATGATGAGTGGGGAACTACCAAAGGTGGTATTTCTACAGTCAACAGACAAGTTTCACAATTAGTGGCTGAAACTCAGCAGGATGTCTATGTAACAGCTCTTGAAGCATGCAAAGAAGATAAAGAAGATGCAGAGTCTAAAGGTATTCATCTTCTTCTCCCGACTGAAAAACATCACTCTGACAAGAAACCCTCAGTTGATTGGTTGACTGATTATCACTCAGTTCACTTTCCACAGATAAAACAGATGAAGAATGTTAAAGTAGTCATTGGCCACATGCCAATAACAGGTATGGCTGCTCTGAAGATCAAAAAGGACTGTTTTCCTTCAAAGAAAGTGAAAGCAGTACTGTTCAATCATGTCATACCAGAAGACACAGAAATACACAAGGACGAGTGGACACCAACAAGAGTACAGAAAAAGGAGGCTGAGCTTTGTAGCCAAGCAGCAATGGCTGATGTAGTCTTCTCAGTTGGTCCGAGAATGTACAGTCACTTcgaaaacaaatacagaaagctAACATCTGTCAAGCATGAACTCTTCCTGCCAATGCCAGATGAGAGGTTCTTTGCAGTGTCAATGAAGCGGCCATCATTGGATTGCAAAATCCAGATCACTACATTTGGCAGAGTGACGGGTGTTGCTCACCTGAAAGGATATGATCTTGCTGCAGCTGCTCTTAGCAGAGTTGTAGAATCCCTCAATAGGAAGAAACCTGACCAAGATCCTCCAGTTTGGTTAATTCGTGGGATACCCGAGGGGCATGGGAAGGAGTCAAAGGAGTATATCGAGAAGCACATAACGACTGGTCACCTTCAGTGCAATCTGTATCCATATGGAACCCAAGACCAGATTCGAGATGACCTACAGCAAAGTCACCTGTGTCTAATGCCATCACGCAGTGAGCCTTTTGGTATGGTTGGTCTTGAAGCCATTGCAACTGGTGTACCAGTCCTGCTAACCAAGCACTCAGGGCTTGCAAAGTTCCTGATTAAATACTTCCCAGAGGAAATACACAAAGAAGTACTTGTTGATGCTGGTCTCAATGACAAGGAGAAGGAGAAAGATGTTCAACTATGGGCTGAACATATAGAACGTACTCTTGACAACTATGACGCAGCGTTCAATAGGGCACAGCGTATGAAAGAGCTTCTGAAGCATAGCAAGGAAGTGAGAGAAACTCATGAGGTATTCAAGAAGGTATGCTGTGAGTGA